A part of Acropora palmata chromosome 6, jaAcrPala1.3, whole genome shotgun sequence genomic DNA contains:
- the LOC141883657 gene encoding uncharacterized protein LOC141883657, whose product MEMQFFLAMFLLQGSLALVYVQPNMKSFSSAIKNGWIVSNQEKVLYQHDTGEPGVITEQWFTGGVMDQNARIRIYIDGEEDASLDFNLFIAHGLGFPESDELKNIPWGTRRIAHTANGGIYNTIRIPFSKSFRVTATTQSSGMMWYIIRGVENYPVVLGDLVLPSHTRLRLYKNENFLLKPLDFMNLAYVKSSAGALFMVTMVAESSNLVFLEGCFRAYIDGSNRTTWLSSGTEDFFLSAFYFNKGLYHLNNAGLTFKSNNSQIAAYKFFENDPLLFTKSLELWWRCSDDIVANDKYGCPNSWPDKTPSRSDKFFEKYAAMKDELYKKSPLSEKELAKELSSMDEMQLKYKIAKEGVQAYLPPMQPAKVTTYTWVYEWHGE is encoded by the coding sequence ATGGAGATGCAATTTTTCCTAGCTATGTTCCTTTTGCAAGGGAGCTTGGCCCTGGTTTATGTTCAGCCAAACATGAAGTCGTTCTCGTCTGCCATTAAAAATGGGTGGATCGTCTCAAACCAAGAGAAAGTTCTTTATCAACACGATACTGGAGAACCTGGCGTCATAACAGAGCAATGGTTTACAGGAGGAGTGATGGACCAAAATGCCAGAATAAGAATCTACATTGATGGTGAAGAGGATGCAAGTTTAGACTTCAACCTGTTTATCGCTCATGGGTTGGGATTTCCCGAGAGCGATGAGTTGAAGAACATTCCATGGGGAACTAGAAGAATCGCTCACACGGCCAATGGCGGAATCTACAACACGATTCGAATCCCGTTTTCGAAATCGTTTCGAGTTACAGCTACCACACAGAGCTCTGGTATGATGTGGTACATTATCCGAGGCGTGGAAAATTATCCTGTGGTGTTAGGCGACCTTGTGCTACCGTCGCATACACGTTTGAGACTTTACAAGAATGAGAACTTTCTATTGAAACCACTGGATTTCATGAACTTGGCGTACGTGAAAAGCTCTGCAGGAGCCTTGTTTATGGTAACTATGGTCGCAGAGAGCTCAAATCTCGTATTTCTTGAGGGCTGCTTTCGGGCTTACATCGATGGGAGCAACAGGACAACTTGGCTTTCTTCTGGCACTGAAGATTTCTTCCTTTCTGCGTTTTACTTCAATAAAGGGTTGTACCATCTCAACAATGCTGGTTTGACGTTTAAAAGTAATAACTCGCAGATTGCCGCCTACAAGTTTTTCGAAAACGACCCACTCCTGTTTACAAAATCCCTCGAACTTTGGTGGAGGTGTAGTGATGATATCGTCGCCAATGACAAATATGGCTGCCCTAACTCCTGGCCTGACAAGACACCATCAAGAAGTGAcaagtttttcgaaaaatacGCTGCAATGAAAGATGAGCTGTATAAAAAATCACCCTTGAGCGAAAAAGAGCTTGCCAAAGAGTTGTCCAGTATGGACGAAATGCAactcaaatacaaaattgcGAAGGAAGGCGTTCAAGCTTATTTGCCACCAATGCAGCCTGCTAAAGTGACTACGTACACCTGGGTGTATGAATGGCATGGTGAATAA